Proteins from one Hydrogenivirga caldilitoris genomic window:
- a CDS encoding EAL domain-containing protein: MLEFAVCPHDTYKGVAKWIKFTRELGKLAESEVKLITFSSFREERERLEESFDIYYASPSIAAELYKKGYMPAAKIREQEDSLLLVGKEPPKEEYTVALADLKAVKYGLLAFERIDLGKIRVLYTESHEETLQLVDSGVADYGIVYEENLESWKGRELKVIERINLGTSHLFMVKGERVVDIRDKLLRLPKVVPAGEEDIKKVFELEKRFEKLLKRWEEYDIAMAVLNAPAVGILIYQEGIVYVNNYLCELLGYEREELLGKPAEIVVAEEERERIREVIRKRLSGEKFTFTHRELKFRKKDGSEVWTSVFSSTILYEGKYAGFVVVIDITKRKRLEGLYKLIREVNQAITQSLLEEELFERICRALTEKMGLRFVWVGKPDENGWVRPVVRCGHEEGYLEKVRISVNPEVPEGRGPTGTALREGRIVINPDTKSNPAMGPWREEMLKRGYLSSCAVPIQVEGETVYVLNLYASEPYFFEEENREVLEELKGDIEFGLSRMREFRNALIISKALELTNDWVLVTDRNGNILYVNDAVCRISGYEREELIGKNPRVFKSGLHDEAFYKKLWETILSGKSFHAVFVNRKKDGELFHIEQTIAPVELPGGEKRFVSVGRDITRELEMSEEIEKLKFYDALTGLLNLSNLALKVSETLKKGEKAGALIVLDLYNMAFINKNYGFRVGDAVLKEVANRLRNTFRDYDLVAKVGGDEFALFIYPMRKREDALIVAEKLKEVLAQPVEIENMRLTLGMNAGVSIFPSDGRTFHELYEKASVALHAAKSEGENEVRFYDEEMERKAEGFVRAESLLEKAVRERLFVFEFQPYFRLKDMGVAGLEALLRIRERDGTLHYPSEFIDYLENSRFLRDFENSSLEELRRLLEKFRVPISLNVSARSFRNDEFMDKLFGLAEDFPGKLVVEITERLLVEDVERTKRILSRIREFAKVAVDDFGTGYSSLAYLKELPVDIVKIDMGFIRGMMESERDRALVEVIVEFAGRIGMESLAEGVETEEQLRILKEMGCTYAQGFYLARPMPEEKVEELLRDEG, encoded by the coding sequence AAAGTTTACCCGTGAGCTCGGCAAGTTAGCAGAATCAGAGGTCAAGCTTATAACCTTTAGCTCCTTCCGGGAGGAGAGGGAGAGGCTTGAGGAAAGCTTTGACATATACTACGCAAGCCCGAGTATTGCCGCAGAGCTGTATAAGAAGGGCTACATGCCCGCTGCGAAGATAAGGGAACAGGAGGATTCGCTCCTCCTCGTGGGAAAAGAACCTCCAAAGGAGGAGTACACGGTAGCCCTCGCCGACCTTAAAGCGGTAAAGTACGGACTCCTTGCCTTTGAAAGGATAGACCTCGGTAAAATCAGAGTTCTCTATACGGAGAGCCATGAGGAGACCCTTCAGCTCGTAGATAGCGGAGTTGCCGATTACGGGATAGTCTATGAGGAGAACCTTGAGAGCTGGAAAGGAAGAGAGCTGAAGGTTATTGAAAGGATTAACTTAGGAACCTCCCACCTCTTTATGGTTAAAGGGGAAAGGGTCGTGGATATCAGGGATAAGCTTCTGAGACTACCGAAGGTGGTTCCCGCCGGCGAGGAGGATATTAAAAAGGTTTTTGAGCTTGAGAAACGCTTTGAGAAGCTTCTCAAAAGATGGGAGGAGTACGATATAGCGATGGCTGTCCTGAACGCCCCGGCGGTGGGAATCCTCATATATCAGGAAGGGATTGTTTATGTGAACAACTACCTCTGTGAGCTTCTGGGCTATGAGAGAGAGGAGCTCTTAGGAAAGCCGGCGGAGATAGTTGTCGCGGAGGAGGAGAGGGAGAGAATACGGGAGGTCATAAGGAAGAGGCTTTCGGGTGAGAAGTTTACCTTTACTCATAGGGAACTGAAGTTCAGGAAGAAGGACGGCTCAGAGGTCTGGACCTCCGTCTTCTCCAGCACCATACTCTACGAGGGGAAGTATGCGGGCTTTGTGGTGGTTATAGACATAACCAAGAGGAAGAGACTTGAAGGACTTTATAAGCTCATCAGAGAGGTAAATCAAGCCATAACCCAATCCCTTTTAGAGGAGGAGCTTTTTGAGAGGATATGCAGAGCCCTGACCGAGAAGATGGGGCTGAGGTTCGTCTGGGTGGGGAAGCCCGATGAAAATGGGTGGGTGAGACCTGTGGTCAGGTGCGGGCACGAAGAGGGATACCTTGAGAAGGTCAGAATATCCGTAAACCCGGAAGTGCCGGAGGGAAGAGGACCCACGGGAACAGCCCTCAGGGAAGGGAGGATAGTTATAAACCCCGACACGAAGAGCAACCCGGCGATGGGACCCTGGAGGGAGGAGATGCTAAAGCGCGGCTACCTCTCCTCCTGTGCCGTACCCATTCAGGTTGAGGGTGAGACGGTTTACGTTCTGAACCTCTACGCTTCCGAACCTTACTTCTTTGAGGAGGAGAACAGGGAAGTTCTGGAGGAGCTGAAAGGAGATATTGAGTTCGGTCTCAGCAGGATGAGGGAGTTCAGGAATGCTCTTATAATTTCTAAAGCTCTTGAGCTGACCAACGACTGGGTTCTCGTTACCGACAGGAACGGAAATATTCTCTATGTGAACGACGCCGTATGCAGGATAAGCGGGTACGAGAGGGAGGAGCTGATAGGTAAAAATCCGAGGGTTTTCAAGTCGGGCTTACACGATGAGGCTTTCTACAAGAAGCTCTGGGAGACCATACTCTCGGGAAAGAGCTTTCATGCGGTCTTCGTAAACAGGAAGAAGGACGGGGAGCTGTTCCATATTGAACAGACCATCGCCCCCGTGGAACTGCCGGGAGGTGAGAAAAGGTTCGTTTCCGTCGGAAGGGACATAACCCGCGAGCTGGAGATGTCGGAAGAGATTGAGAAGCTCAAGTTTTACGATGCCCTCACGGGACTGCTCAACCTGAGCAACCTCGCCCTGAAGGTTTCCGAAACCCTTAAGAAGGGAGAGAAAGCGGGAGCCCTCATAGTCCTTGACCTTTACAACATGGCTTTCATAAACAAGAACTACGGCTTCAGGGTAGGGGACGCCGTTCTGAAGGAAGTGGCAAACAGGTTAAGAAACACCTTCAGGGACTACGACCTTGTCGCGAAGGTAGGAGGGGATGAGTTCGCCCTCTTTATATACCCTATGAGAAAGAGGGAAGACGCTCTCATAGTTGCGGAGAAGTTAAAGGAGGTTCTCGCTCAGCCCGTTGAAATTGAAAACATGAGGTTAACCCTCGGCATGAACGCGGGGGTCAGCATCTTCCCCTCGGACGGTAGAACCTTCCACGAACTTTACGAGAAGGCTTCTGTGGCTCTTCATGCGGCTAAATCGGAAGGAGAGAACGAGGTGAGGTTTTACGATGAGGAGATGGAGAGGAAAGCTGAAGGTTTCGTGAGGGCGGAGAGCCTTTTAGAAAAAGCCGTAAGGGAAAGACTCTTTGTCTTTGAGTTTCAGCCCTACTTCAGGCTCAAGGACATGGGGGTGGCGGGTCTGGAAGCCCTCCTAAGGATAAGGGAGAGGGACGGAACCCTTCACTATCCCTCCGAGTTCATAGACTACCTTGAAAACAGCAGGTTCCTGAGAGATTTTGAGAACTCCTCCCTGGAAGAGCTTCGGAGACTCCTTGAGAAGTTCAGAGTTCCCATCTCCCTGAACGTGTCGGCGAGGAGTTTCAGGAACGATGAGTTCATGGATAAGCTTTTCGGTCTTGCTGAAGACTTCCCCGGCAAGCTCGTTGTGGAGATAACGGAGAGGCTTCTCGTTGAAGATGTTGAAAGGACGAAGAGGATTCTAAGCAGGATAAGAGAGTTCGCAAAGGTCGCCGTTGATGACTTCGGGACGGGATACTCATCCCTCGCCTATCTGAAGGAACTACCCGTGGACATAGTCAAGATAGACATGGGCTTTATACGGGGGATGATGGAGAGTGAGAGGGACAGGGCGCTTGTGGAGGTTATAGTTGAGTTCGCAGGCAGGATAGGGATGGAGAGTTTAGCCGAGGGGGTTGAGACCGAAGAACAGCTCAGGATACTAAAGGAAATGGGATGCACCTACGCACAGGGCTTTTACCTTGCCAGACCCATGCCGGAGGAAAAGGTGGAGGAACTCCTGAGAGATGAAGGTTAG
- the nadA gene encoding quinolinate synthase NadA, translating to MNVGFEIQERELTAEEIKELQKEVRRLAQEKNAIILAHYYQRPEVQDIADFVGDSLELSRKAANTDADIIVFCGVRFMCETAKILSPQKKVLHPNPESGCPMADMVTAEQVRKLREEHPDAEFVAYINTTADVKAEVDICVTSANAPKIIKKLEAKKIVFLPDQALGQWVAKQVPEKEFIIWKGFCPPHFEFTAREVMKLKEKYPDAKVAVHPECHPKVIELADFVGSTSQIIKYATSVDAKRVIVITEVGLKYTLMKKNPNKEYIFPESMNYCGTVYCCTMKGITLPKVYETIKNEINEVELPEDIIERARRPIERMLELS from the coding sequence ATGAATGTAGGATTTGAGATACAGGAAAGGGAACTCACAGCCGAGGAGATAAAGGAGCTCCAGAAGGAGGTGAGGAGGTTAGCCCAGGAGAAGAACGCAATAATCTTAGCCCACTACTACCAGAGACCGGAGGTTCAGGATATAGCGGACTTCGTGGGAGATTCCTTAGAACTCTCCCGTAAGGCTGCGAATACCGATGCGGACATAATAGTCTTCTGCGGTGTCAGGTTCATGTGCGAGACCGCGAAGATTCTCAGCCCCCAGAAGAAGGTTCTCCACCCTAACCCCGAATCCGGCTGTCCCATGGCGGACATGGTAACCGCCGAGCAGGTTAGGAAGTTAAGGGAAGAACATCCCGATGCGGAGTTCGTGGCTTACATAAACACCACCGCCGACGTGAAGGCTGAGGTAGATATATGTGTGACCTCCGCCAACGCCCCGAAGATAATAAAGAAGCTGGAAGCTAAGAAGATAGTCTTTCTACCCGACCAGGCTCTCGGTCAGTGGGTAGCGAAGCAGGTTCCCGAAAAGGAGTTCATAATATGGAAGGGTTTCTGCCCTCCCCACTTTGAGTTCACCGCGAGGGAGGTCATGAAGCTGAAAGAGAAGTATCCCGACGCCAAGGTTGCCGTTCACCCTGAGTGCCATCCCAAGGTCATAGAGCTCGCCGACTTCGTGGGTTCTACCTCCCAGATAATCAAGTACGCAACGAGCGTGGACGCAAAGAGGGTCATAGTCATTACAGAGGTGGGTCTCAAGTACACCCTCATGAAGAAGAACCCCAACAAGGAGTACATATTCCCCGAGTCAATGAACTACTGCGGAACCGTCTACTGCTGCACAATGAAGGGGATAACCCTGCCAAAGGTCTATGAGACCATAAAGAACGAGATAAACGAGGTGGAGCTCCCTGAGGATATTATAGAGAGAGCGAGGAGACCGATAGAGAGGATGTTAGAACTCAGCTGA
- the queA gene encoding tRNA preQ1(34) S-adenosylmethionine ribosyltransferase-isomerase QueA, whose product MRVEEFDYELPEELIAKYPAVPRHSARLMVLDRRTQEIKHDTFWNLPDYLERGDLLVFNNTKVLPARLYGRKSTGGKVEVVLTDYIKPDMWRALIGGKKIKPGLVIDIAPDFKVEVLEHIEESKFLIRLVGDNPLKLLDRYGYIPIPPYLGREEESIDREYYQTVFAKEEGAVAAPTASLHFSEELLGKLEDRGIEKTFVTLHVSYGTFKPVKVNEVEKHHVEPEYVKVDEEAVEKIVKAKRRGSRVIAVGTTVVRALETSPFKSYEGWTELYIYPGFGFKVVDALITNFHLPRSSLLFLVCAFGGKDFVLRAYREAVSKRYRFYSYGDGMLIL is encoded by the coding sequence ATGAGGGTTGAAGAATTTGATTACGAGCTTCCCGAGGAGCTAATAGCAAAGTATCCGGCGGTTCCGCGCCACTCGGCACGCCTTATGGTTCTTGACAGAAGAACCCAGGAGATTAAACACGATACCTTCTGGAACCTGCCCGACTACCTTGAGAGAGGAGACCTTTTGGTTTTTAACAACACCAAAGTTCTTCCGGCAAGGTTATACGGGAGAAAGTCAACAGGCGGCAAGGTGGAGGTCGTTCTGACGGACTATATAAAACCCGATATGTGGAGAGCCCTGATAGGTGGAAAGAAGATAAAACCCGGTCTTGTCATAGATATAGCCCCAGACTTCAAAGTAGAAGTCCTTGAGCACATAGAGGAAAGCAAGTTTCTTATCAGGCTGGTGGGGGATAACCCCTTAAAGCTCCTTGATAGATACGGGTACATACCAATACCACCTTATTTGGGTAGGGAAGAAGAGAGCATAGACAGGGAGTATTACCAGACCGTATTCGCAAAAGAGGAGGGAGCCGTTGCAGCCCCTACAGCTTCGCTGCATTTTTCGGAAGAGTTGCTCGGTAAACTTGAGGACAGGGGTATAGAAAAGACCTTTGTAACCCTGCACGTTTCCTACGGGACCTTTAAACCGGTTAAAGTAAATGAGGTTGAAAAACACCACGTTGAGCCGGAGTACGTGAAAGTGGACGAAGAAGCCGTTGAAAAGATAGTGAAAGCCAAGAGGAGGGGAAGTAGAGTTATAGCTGTTGGAACTACAGTGGTGAGAGCTTTAGAGACCAGCCCCTTTAAATCCTACGAGGGCTGGACGGAACTCTATATCTATCCCGGCTTTGGGTTCAAGGTCGTGGACGCTCTCATAACCAACTTTCACCTTCCGAGGTCCTCTCTCCTCTTCCTCGTCTGCGCCTTCGGAGGTAAGGATTTCGTTTTAAGAGCGTACCGCGAAGCGGTCTCTAAGAGATACAGATTTTACAGCTACGGGGACGGGATGCTTATACTTTGA
- a CDS encoding thioredoxin family protein: MKCVEEELYKRKPEKSLRPQDRHVILLTATWCSASQEADAMWRRFKEELGFKYEALDVETPEGRFWVTKFLIKSVPTTIVDRNIAFVGVPKEEEIRELIT; the protein is encoded by the coding sequence ATGAAGTGTGTAGAGGAGGAGCTTTACAAGAGAAAACCTGAGAAGTCACTTAGACCTCAAGACAGGCACGTAATACTCTTAACAGCAACGTGGTGTTCGGCAAGTCAAGAAGCGGACGCCATGTGGAGGAGGTTTAAGGAAGAACTTGGGTTTAAGTATGAAGCCTTAGATGTTGAAACGCCAGAGGGAAGATTTTGGGTCACGAAATTCCTAATAAAGAGTGTCCCTACCACTATCGTTGATAGAAACATCGCTTTTGTGGGCGTTCCGAAAGAAGAAGAGATAAGAGAGCTCATAACCTAA
- a CDS encoding Maf family protein produces MGRVVLASASPRRREILSLLGIEFEVVPSGIEEHTHGDPITTARRLSYEKALDVWKSNKDALVIGADTLVFVGKEIIGKPRDEEEAFQTLSFLSGRWHRVVTAVSFVSKGFRKTVHDVARVKFRKLSGEEIRFYISTGEPMDKAGAYGVQGFGATIVERIEGNFYTVMGLPIHKVYEVLRKLTMS; encoded by the coding sequence ATGGGAAGAGTAGTGCTCGCTTCAGCCTCACCGAGGAGGAGGGAGATACTTTCCCTGTTGGGAATAGAGTTTGAAGTCGTCCCTTCCGGGATAGAGGAGCATACCCATGGGGACCCCATAACGACGGCGAGGAGGCTGTCCTACGAAAAGGCTCTGGACGTCTGGAAGAGTAATAAGGACGCTCTCGTGATAGGGGCGGATACCCTTGTCTTCGTTGGCAAGGAGATAATAGGAAAACCAAGGGACGAGGAGGAAGCCTTTCAGACCCTCTCTTTCCTTTCGGGGAGGTGGCACAGGGTGGTGACGGCGGTCTCCTTTGTCTCTAAAGGTTTCAGAAAAACGGTCCACGACGTTGCGAGGGTTAAGTTCAGAAAGCTGTCCGGGGAGGAGATAAGGTTTTACATATCCACCGGTGAGCCGATGGACAAGGCTGGAGCTTATGGGGTTCAGGGCTTTGGAGCCACAATAGTTGAGAGGATAGAGGGGAACTTTTACACGGTCATGGGTCTTCCCATCCACAAGGTCTATGAGGTTTTGAGGAAACTCACCATGTCATAG
- a CDS encoding prepilin-type N-terminal cleavage/methylation domain-containing protein, with protein MKVRAFTLIEVLVVLTLLGLTFSALLLVFSRGIDSSLGITEESERLKLKASLFWDIQRKITGAKRIRVENNNLYMITSGGTIYRGVVKCAYIFKDGRLYYYEFPYPYGAIDEIEEDKLQRVATFHDFSIRVYERDREFNTYDGLPDRIKVSVEGNEMLFETLLR; from the coding sequence ATGAAGGTTAGAGCTTTCACCCTAATAGAGGTTCTCGTAGTCCTCACCCTCCTCGGACTGACCTTCTCCGCCCTCCTCCTGGTCTTCTCAAGGGGCATAGACTCAAGCCTTGGTATAACGGAGGAATCGGAAAGGCTGAAGCTTAAGGCTTCCCTCTTCTGGGACATACAGAGGAAGATAACTGGAGCTAAGAGGATAAGGGTAGAGAACAACAACCTCTATATGATAACGAGCGGAGGAACCATCTATCGGGGGGTGGTCAAGTGCGCTTACATATTCAAAGACGGGAGGCTCTACTACTACGAGTTCCCTTATCCTTACGGAGCGATAGACGAGATAGAGGAGGATAAGCTTCAGAGGGTTGCCACCTTCCACGACTTCAGTATAAGGGTCTATGAGAGGGACAGGGAGTTTAATACGTACGATGGACTACCCGACAGGATAAAGGTTTCCGTTGAGGGAAATGAGATGCTCTTTGAAACACTCCTGCGGTGA
- the efp gene encoding elongation factor P has protein sequence MAEKIDINRITRDIFIEHKGEPYRVLDYEHVKPGKGQAFVRVRAKNMLTGNVIEITYKSSDTIPLADFEQFFAEYSYSDGENYYFMNTQTYEMVAIPKEKIEEEAKFLKEGMQVVVFFYQGQPVGIELPKHVELKVVETEPAFKGDTAAGGTKPAKLETGAVVQVPFFVAEGDLVKVDTRTGTYIERVK, from the coding sequence ATGGCAGAGAAGATTGATATAAACAGGATAACGAGGGACATATTCATTGAGCACAAAGGAGAACCGTACAGGGTTCTGGATTACGAACACGTGAAGCCGGGAAAGGGTCAGGCTTTTGTAAGGGTCAGGGCAAAGAACATGCTCACGGGTAACGTGATAGAGATCACCTACAAATCCTCCGATACCATACCCCTCGCAGACTTTGAACAGTTTTTTGCCGAGTACTCCTACTCCGACGGAGAGAACTACTACTTTATGAACACACAGACCTATGAGATGGTGGCTATTCCAAAGGAAAAGATAGAGGAAGAAGCTAAGTTTTTGAAAGAGGGCATGCAGGTGGTCGTTTTCTTCTATCAGGGACAGCCGGTGGGTATAGAGCTCCCCAAGCACGTGGAGCTGAAGGTTGTTGAAACCGAACCTGCCTTCAAAGGTGACACGGCGGCAGGAGGAACGAAGCCTGCAAAGCTGGAAACGGGAGCTGTTGTCCAGGTTCCTTTCTTCGTTGCTGAGGGTGATTTAGTGAAGGTAGATACAAGAACAGGAACGTACATAGAAAGGGTGAAATGA
- a CDS encoding DUF488 domain-containing protein — protein sequence MIKVKRIYEKPSEEDGLRILVDRLWPRGIKREDARVDLWLKEIAPSDELRRWFSHRSERWEGFKRKYKEELKGKKELIERIKELESKHGTVTLLFSARDTEHNNAVVLMEVIEEGSW from the coding sequence TTGATTAAAGTCAAAAGAATCTATGAAAAACCGTCAGAAGAAGACGGACTCCGCATATTGGTAGACAGGCTGTGGCCAAGAGGGATAAAAAGAGAAGACGCAAGGGTTGACCTCTGGTTAAAGGAAATAGCACCCTCAGATGAGCTAAGGAGATGGTTTTCCCACAGGAGCGAGAGATGGGAAGGATTTAAAAGAAAGTACAAAGAGGAACTAAAGGGGAAAAAGGAATTAATAGAGCGGATAAAAGAGCTTGAAAGCAAGCATGGAACCGTAACGCTCCTGTTCTCAGCCAGGGATACTGAACACAATAACGCCGTTGTTTTAATGGAGGTGATAGAGGAAGGGAGCTGGTGA
- the accB gene encoding acetyl-CoA carboxylase biotin carboxyl carrier protein: MDRDFIRELIELVKNSNIRTLKIENQEGKIVIETHRGEDVQPKVEKKPRLTDEYRHQELLPPSEDISEEEKKYHVIKSPLVGTFYRSPAPGAPPFIEVGDIVSPGQVLCIIEALKVMNEIESDVRGRVEKILVENGETVEYGQPLFLIDTEI; this comes from the coding sequence ATGGACAGGGACTTTATAAGAGAACTTATAGAGCTCGTCAAGAACTCAAACATAAGGACCTTAAAGATTGAAAATCAGGAAGGAAAAATCGTAATAGAAACCCATCGGGGCGAGGATGTACAGCCGAAGGTAGAGAAGAAGCCAAGGCTTACCGATGAATACAGACACCAGGAACTTCTACCTCCTTCTGAAGACATAAGCGAGGAGGAGAAGAAGTACCACGTTATAAAGAGCCCTCTTGTTGGAACCTTCTACAGGTCTCCCGCTCCAGGGGCACCTCCCTTTATTGAAGTTGGAGACATAGTCTCTCCGGGTCAGGTTCTCTGCATCATAGAGGCTCTAAAGGTAATGAACGAGATAGAGAGCGATGTGAGGGGAAGGGTGGAAAAGATTTTGGTGGAGAACGGGGAGACCGTTGAGTACGGTCAGCCCCTATTTTTGATAGATACGGAGATTTAA
- a CDS encoding MFS transporter, with amino-acid sequence MNLPVIVLLIPVAYFFLPDIGERKPVPFNLLSYTLLSVSSVSFIVFLSKGESWGWFYSDKTFYVFYIALLTFLLFMVSELISERKLIDYSIFKEPNYLYAFITFVLVYGFVFFQTIYLIPIYFERLRDVPTFQTGLQFVGFAFFLALFALVGGRLSDRMEPKLLLLVSQSTLFIALFFFLSHLDYETPKAKIFLYLCLLGFAMGFFFSPLTALAFKSLKPLQIPIGSAVYNYARLMGASFATSIATYQFETGRAFHYDEINALRAFLSGQDIADFSLKFKLMLARLQNTLAGIYAVQDALKIASYISLLSIMLTLFFLFLTSRRAGIPSHIK; translated from the coding sequence ATGAACCTGCCCGTCATAGTGCTGCTGATACCCGTTGCATACTTCTTCCTTCCCGATATAGGGGAAAGGAAACCCGTTCCCTTTAACTTGCTCAGTTACACGCTCCTCTCGGTTTCCTCCGTAAGCTTCATAGTCTTTCTCTCAAAGGGCGAGAGCTGGGGTTGGTTTTATTCGGACAAGACTTTTTACGTTTTTTATATAGCCCTGCTTACCTTTCTTCTTTTCATGGTGTCCGAGCTTATCAGCGAAAGAAAGCTTATTGATTACAGCATCTTCAAAGAACCCAACTACCTGTATGCCTTTATAACCTTTGTGCTGGTTTACGGGTTTGTGTTCTTCCAGACTATATACCTAATACCCATATACTTTGAGAGGCTCAGGGACGTACCCACCTTTCAGACGGGCTTGCAGTTTGTGGGTTTTGCCTTCTTTTTAGCCCTCTTTGCCCTCGTAGGTGGAAGGCTGAGCGACAGGATGGAACCAAAGCTCCTCCTTCTCGTATCCCAGAGCACACTATTTATAGCCCTCTTCTTCTTCCTCTCCCACCTTGATTACGAAACACCGAAAGCCAAGATATTCCTTTACCTATGTCTCCTCGGTTTTGCCATGGGCTTCTTCTTTTCTCCCCTCACAGCCCTTGCCTTTAAGAGCTTAAAGCCCCTTCAGATTCCCATCGGCTCTGCAGTCTATAACTACGCAAGACTCATGGGAGCTTCCTTTGCCACATCAATAGCAACCTACCAGTTTGAGACCGGAAGAGCTTTTCATTACGATGAAATAAACGCCCTGAGAGCCTTCCTTTCCGGTCAGGACATCGCTGATTTCTCCCTCAAGTTCAAACTCATGCTGGCGAGACTTCAGAACACCCTTGCCGGTATCTACGCCGTTCAGGATGCACTCAAAATAGCCTCCTACATAAGTCTCCTCAGCATAATGCTCACACTCTTCTTTCTCTTTTTAACGAGCAGGAGAGCCGGTATCCCTTCTCATATAAAATAA
- the ccsA gene encoding cytochrome c biogenesis protein CcsA, giving the protein MLLLLLSVIIYLLSGVLFLLRTFFGVNLKNLPTFGLLLALILYILHFFGVYHSTGRFPVGDVYGMVSLMGNLLTLIFIALDLVLRKNVADFGLIVAFIGFLTTLVGLPAQKVGYKNPFYVYHILSAGVAYASLILAGISSGVKFIVERKLKAKHIEGFMVPVNLLRKMERVLLNLGFIFLTLTLIFGSIWAKNYLGKHWINDPKLILTLMMWIYYAIVIHLNLVKGLKPSRLSLLSFLGFIMVVGSILFIRHTVS; this is encoded by the coding sequence ATGCTTTTACTGCTCCTGTCGGTCATTATATACCTCCTGAGCGGTGTCCTTTTCCTTCTGAGGACCTTCTTCGGTGTAAATCTAAAGAACCTTCCTACCTTTGGTCTGCTGCTTGCCCTAATACTCTATATATTGCACTTCTTCGGGGTTTACCACTCTACGGGACGCTTTCCGGTGGGGGACGTTTACGGTATGGTCTCGCTGATGGGGAATTTACTCACGCTGATTTTTATAGCCCTTGACCTTGTACTCAGAAAGAACGTGGCGGACTTCGGGCTCATAGTTGCTTTCATAGGCTTTCTCACGACCCTCGTAGGACTACCGGCTCAGAAGGTCGGCTACAAGAACCCCTTTTATGTCTATCACATACTCTCCGCTGGAGTAGCTTACGCCTCCCTTATACTCGCAGGTATATCTTCGGGCGTAAAGTTCATAGTTGAGAGAAAGCTCAAAGCCAAACACATAGAAGGATTCATGGTTCCAGTCAATCTTTTGAGAAAGATGGAAAGGGTTTTATTAAACCTCGGTTTTATCTTTTTAACTTTAACGCTTATTTTCGGAAGTATATGGGCAAAAAACTACCTCGGTAAACACTGGATAAACGACCCCAAACTGATTCTGACCCTGATGATGTGGATTTATTACGCTATTGTTATTCACTTAAATCTGGTTAAAGGCTTAAAACCTTCAAGACTTTCCCTTTTATCTTTCTTAGGTTTTATAATGGTCGTCGGAAGTATCCTCTTTATAAGACATACTGTGAGTTAA
- a CDS encoding MFS transporter yields MVWFYTFLIVLGTFLAVLGITSTNVAIPKMIAPLQTDIYGIEWVAISYITATAITILAFSALSSRIGLKNTYVLGLSLFGLGSALSGQAGSLEFMIASRFLQGIGKVS; encoded by the coding sequence ATGGTCTGGTTCTATACATTCCTGATAGTTCTCGGAACCTTTCTTGCCGTCCTGGGGATAACCAGCACCAACGTAGCCATACCCAAGATGATAGCTCCTCTCCAGACGGATATATACGGTATAGAATGGGTCGCTATAAGTTACATAACCGCAACCGCCATAACAATACTCGCCTTCAGTGCTCTCAGCTCAAGGATAGGACTCAAGAACACCTACGTCCTCGGACTCTCTCTGTTCGGACTTGGCAGCGCTCTTTCCGGTCAGGCGGGAAGTCTGGAGTTCATGATAGCCTCCCGCTTTTTGCAGGGAATAGGGAAGGTCTCCTGA